The Dermacentor albipictus isolate Rhodes 1998 colony chromosome 2, USDA_Dalb.pri_finalv2, whole genome shotgun sequence genome has a segment encoding these proteins:
- the LOC135910670 gene encoding leucine-rich repeat-containing protein 47-like encodes MAPAWQEVDHARIEKRCELVLSGAEISKKIEEDSFDVSVYTLFHLNFLEVSHTCLTAMPDGIARLVNLTRLALNANQLSKLPPDLGKLRKLKFLDVSSNFLEELPVELSNLGELQSFNVSNNRLTTFPDEFAKLTRLIVLNFSRNQLEEFPSFLSGETRFEQLSELIANSNRIETLPGKLSNTLPSLKLFDLASNSVKQVPGEIGDIGKLKELLLKDNPLSDKRLKKLVEQCHYKQVLEYVKSHCPRESKGTGQDKSGASKKGKKKGTSAPVDVQEVQNAFEVLQLSSQSPTVIVTDAVQEVRPYIVCCIIRNVYLDRDNRLRKFLALQNKLHDTICVKRSEATIATHDLTKITGNVYYDAIEPDKLKLIPLGRKQEVSGKELYRQMTEEADALRKEKKRSTYPGIYKYLYLLKDKALYPFLRDESKLVISFPPMTNSDGTRICEQTRDVFAEVTGNNLPFCKKVMDALLAESLQLGLGNEETLSEAGSTGDSGATTHRLQLEKVKVVDKDGNLRVVYPSKTDLACPGIVVEQRSE; translated from the exons ATGGCGCCCGCGTGGCAAGAAGTTGACCACGCTCGAATAGAAAAACGATGCGAGCTTGTGCTAAGCGGCGCGGAAATATCGAAAAAGATCGAAGAGGACTCTTTCGACGTCTCCGTGTACACTCTTTTTCACCTCAATTTTTTAGAGGTTAGCCATACGTGTCTGACGGCGATGCCCGATGGCATCGCTCGTCTTGTCAACCTCACCCGACTTGCGCTGAATGCGAACCAGCTTTCGAAGTTACCTCCCGATTTGGGCAAACTCCGCAAGCTGAAGTTCCTCGACGTCTCAAGCAACTTTCTCGAGGAACTACCTGTCGAGCTGTCCAACCTCGGAGAACTGCAAAGCTTCAATGTGAGCAACAACCGGCTCACGACGTTCCCCGACGAGTTTGCCAAGCTGACGCGCCTCATCGTGTTAAACTTTTCCAGGAATCAGCTTGAGGAATTTCCCTCATTTCTTTCTGGGGAGACCCGGTTCGAACAACTGTCCGAGCTTATAGCCAACAGCAACCGCATAGAAACGCTGCCGGGCAAGCTATCCAACACCCTGCCGTCGCTCAAATTGTTCGATCTCGCTAGCAACTCTGTGAAGCAGGTTCCAGGTGAAATTGGAGACATAGGCAAGCTTAAGGAGCTCCTCCTGAAAGATAATCCGCTGAGTGACAAGCGCCTGAAGAAGTTGGTCGAACAGTGTCACTACAAGCAAGTCCTAGAATACGTCAAAAGCCACTGTCCGCGAGAGTCGAAAGGCACGGGACAGGACAAGTCCGGTGCGtccaagaaaggaaagaagaaaggaaccAGTGCGCCCGTCGACGTCCAGGAG GTCCAGAATGCCTTCGAAGTTCTCCAACTGAGTTCCCAGAGCCCCACGGTGATAGTAACCGACGCTGTGCAGGAAGTGAGGCCTTACATCGTCTGCTGCATCATCCGGAACGTCTATCTTGACCGAGACAACCGACTTCGCAAGTTTCTTGCTCTCCAG AACAAATTACACGACACCATTTGTGTGAAGCGATCCGAGGCTACGATAGCTACTCACGACCTTACGAAAATAACTGGGAATGTCTACTACGATGCCATTGAGCCAGACAAGCTAAAG CTTATACCACTGGGAAGAAAGCAGGAGGTGAGCGGCAAAGAGCTGTATCGGCAAATGACAGAGGAAGCAGATGCCCTGCGCAAGGAGAAGAAGCGAAGCACCTATCCGGGAATATACAA GTACTTGTACCTGCTCAAGGACAAGGCCCTGTACCCTTTCCTGAGAGATGAATCGAAGTTGGTCATCTCCTTCCCACCAATGACAAACAGCGACGGAACGAGG ATCTGTGAGCAGACGCGGGATGTGTTTGCGGAAGTGACCGGCAACAACCTTCCGTTCTGCAAGAAGGTGATGGATGCCCTGTTAGCCGAAAGCCTTCAGCTCGGCCTAGGCAACGAGGAGACTCTCTCAGAGGCGGGAAGTACTGGTGACAGTGGCGCCACTACACATAGGCTTCAGTTGGAGAAGGTCAAAGTAGTGGACAAGGACGGAAACCTGCGTGTTGTGTACCCTTCCAAGACAGACCTCGCCTGCCCGGGAATCGTTGTCGAGCAGCGGTCCGAGTGA